A genomic window from Candidatus Kouleothrix ribensis includes:
- a CDS encoding DUF190 domain-containing protein: MSNTENIKRVRIYLNERDSTAGQPLYLATLERLRREGATGATALRGVAGFGAGLQLHAATLGEFTAAPIVIEWVDRAERVGRILPLLDELLSAALITIEDLRVYRAVLRSGGPFGDRTVGQVMLRAPATARPDLTVRAAAELMLARDQPWLPILDERGGILGMLSADDLPLRAGLSLPLRLFPALSAAEQQAVLEQLPARPAGEIMIVDPRTAYVESSIAQALGPMIEWGIDALPVLDRSGQLVGLFGGEQALRAAQRAPTSTAGPVRDAEPPTPVSLVMQRSVPSIAAAAPLEAVIPQLLAAPERFVVVLEDGRPIGTISDMRLAQRLAEPARTAWLAVLRTPAAPPALPPESDHAGAAGALADRDTPTIGAPAPQDEAIRLMLEGGYERLLVLEDDGRLAGVVSRRAIVRGLAQAAG, from the coding sequence ATGTCAAATACCGAGAATATCAAGCGCGTGCGAATCTACCTGAACGAGCGCGACAGCACCGCCGGCCAGCCGCTGTACCTAGCCACGCTCGAGCGCCTGCGCCGCGAAGGCGCCACCGGCGCGACGGCGCTGCGCGGGGTGGCCGGCTTCGGCGCCGGGCTGCAGCTGCATGCAGCGACACTGGGCGAGTTCACGGCCGCGCCGATCGTGATCGAGTGGGTCGACCGCGCCGAGCGGGTTGGGCGCATCCTGCCGCTGCTCGACGAGCTGCTGAGCGCGGCGCTGATCACGATCGAGGATCTGCGCGTGTACCGCGCGGTGCTGCGCTCGGGCGGGCCATTTGGTGATCGCACGGTCGGCCAGGTGATGCTGCGCGCGCCGGCGACGGCCCGGCCGGATCTGACGGTGCGCGCGGCCGCCGAGCTGATGCTCGCGCGCGACCAGCCGTGGCTGCCGATCCTCGACGAGCGTGGCGGCATCCTGGGCATGCTGAGCGCCGACGACCTGCCGCTGCGGGCCGGGCTATCGCTGCCGCTGCGGCTGTTCCCGGCGCTCAGCGCGGCCGAGCAGCAGGCCGTGCTCGAGCAGCTGCCCGCACGCCCGGCCGGCGAGATCATGATCGTCGATCCACGCACAGCGTATGTCGAGTCCTCGATCGCGCAGGCGCTCGGCCCGATGATCGAATGGGGCATTGATGCGCTACCGGTGCTCGACCGCAGCGGCCAGCTGGTGGGGCTGTTCGGCGGCGAGCAGGCGCTGCGCGCGGCCCAGCGCGCGCCCACCTCTACCGCAGGCCCCGTGCGCGACGCCGAGCCGCCCACGCCGGTAAGCCTGGTGATGCAGCGCTCGGTGCCTAGCATCGCCGCAGCCGCGCCGCTCGAGGCCGTGATCCCGCAGCTGCTGGCCGCGCCCGAGCGTTTTGTGGTGGTGCTCGAGGATGGCCGGCCGATCGGCACGATCAGCGACATGCGGCTGGCCCAGCGGCTGGCCGAGCCGGCCCGCACGGCCTGGCTCGCTGTGCTGCGTACGCCGGCAGCGCCGCCGGCCCTGCCGCCCGAGAGCGACCACGCCGGGGCTGCCGGCGCACTGGCCGATCGCGATACACCAACGATTGGCGCGCCGGCGCCGCAAGACGAAGCCATCCGGCTCATGCTCGAGGGCGGCTACGAGCGCTTGCTGGTGCTCGAGGACGACGGCCGCCTGGCCGGGGTGGTATCGCGGCGCGCGATCGTGCGCGGGCTTGCGCAGGCGGCGGGGTAG
- the cphA gene encoding cyanophycin synthetase: MRVLETRVYRGPSPYGYRPVIRLTIDLQELEAHPSGQIPEFNRRLLACLPTLSEHGCSYGQPGGFVRRLSDQNEDGTHGTWLGHVVEHVAIELQCLAGTPVTYGKTRSVPGQPGVYYVIYSFTEEQVGREAGELAITLVRSLLPPDMPSALPAAELADFEFATALEGLIERAQEIALGPTTGSLVEEARRRDIPAIRLDTNSLVQLGWGKYQQRIRASVTGKTSNIAVETASDKELTIKLLGDVGIPVPRHRLARSADQAVEIAERIGYPVVTKPLDVSHGRGVSIRLTTPDEVRRGFAAAAEYTSSVLVETFLAGKDFRVLVIDGKVVAVAERVPAHVVGDGTHTIAELIEIVNRDPRRGIGHEKVLTRIKINHQSELLLARAGYSLGSVLKPGEVFYLSATANLSTGGTAIDRTTEIHYETREIARRAALVIGLDLAGIDIITPDITQPLREVGGGIVEVNAGPGFRMHLQPSEGQPRNVAKPVIDMLFPPRTPARIPLVALTGTNGKTTTARMIAHILKMNGERVGLTTTDGIYIDGQPYMKGDMTGPWSARVVLKDPTVDSAVLETARGGILREGLGFDRCDVGAVLNVSSDHLGLRGVETLEQLAEVKRLIVEVVRPDGASVLNADDARVAAMAAHAEGRIIYFSMHGGEGASALVREHIQQGGTAVVLQPGVRGEMLAIYDAEQYIPLLWTHLIPATLEGKALHNVANALAAAAICYARGVSVENIRQGLRTFATSFYLTPGRLNVFDEYAFRVIVDYAHNPAAIAALSDLVGRLRPNYRRTIGVIAAPGDRRDQDIREFGAIAGKAFDLLVIKEDNDRRGREDGSIAALLHDAARAAGMPPDRMITVLDELEATRHALRLAEPDDLVVICADEITAVWKEVIYFQPRPIAGDPRHSGRERLTH, encoded by the coding sequence ATGCGTGTGCTGGAAACTCGCGTCTACCGCGGGCCGAGTCCGTATGGATATCGCCCGGTCATCCGCCTGACTATCGACCTGCAGGAGTTGGAGGCGCACCCTAGCGGGCAGATCCCCGAGTTCAACCGGCGCCTGCTGGCATGCCTGCCCACGCTGAGCGAGCACGGCTGCTCGTATGGCCAGCCGGGCGGCTTTGTGCGCCGGCTGTCCGATCAGAATGAAGACGGCACGCACGGCACCTGGCTGGGCCACGTGGTCGAGCATGTGGCGATCGAGCTGCAGTGCCTGGCCGGCACACCGGTGACCTACGGCAAGACGCGATCGGTGCCGGGGCAGCCTGGCGTCTACTATGTAATCTACTCGTTCACCGAAGAGCAGGTCGGCCGCGAGGCCGGCGAGCTGGCGATCACGCTGGTGCGCAGCCTGCTGCCGCCCGATATGCCCAGCGCGCTGCCGGCCGCCGAGCTGGCCGATTTCGAGTTTGCCACCGCGCTCGAGGGCCTGATCGAGCGCGCCCAGGAGATCGCGCTTGGCCCAACCACCGGCTCGCTGGTCGAAGAGGCGCGCCGGCGCGACATCCCGGCCATCCGGCTCGACACCAACAGCCTGGTGCAGCTCGGCTGGGGCAAGTACCAGCAGCGCATCCGCGCCTCGGTGACCGGCAAAACCAGCAATATTGCGGTCGAAACTGCCAGCGACAAAGAGCTGACGATCAAGCTGCTTGGCGATGTCGGCATTCCCGTGCCGCGCCACCGCCTGGCCCGCAGCGCCGATCAGGCCGTCGAGATCGCCGAGCGGATCGGCTACCCGGTGGTGACCAAGCCGCTCGATGTGAGCCACGGCCGCGGCGTGTCGATCCGCCTGACCACACCCGACGAAGTGCGGCGCGGCTTCGCGGCGGCCGCCGAGTACACCAGCTCGGTGCTGGTCGAGACGTTTCTGGCCGGCAAGGATTTCCGCGTGCTGGTGATCGACGGCAAGGTGGTGGCGGTGGCCGAGCGCGTGCCGGCCCACGTGGTCGGCGACGGCACCCACACGATCGCCGAGCTGATCGAAATCGTCAACCGCGACCCACGCCGCGGCATTGGCCACGAGAAGGTGCTGACGCGGATCAAGATCAACCACCAGTCCGAGCTATTGCTGGCGCGCGCCGGCTACTCGCTCGGCAGCGTGCTGAAGCCCGGCGAGGTGTTCTACCTGTCTGCCACCGCCAACCTGAGCACCGGCGGCACCGCGATCGACCGCACCACCGAGATCCACTACGAGACGCGCGAGATCGCCCGGCGCGCCGCGCTGGTGATCGGGCTCGACCTGGCCGGCATCGACATTATCACGCCCGATATCACCCAGCCGCTGCGCGAAGTTGGCGGCGGGATCGTCGAGGTGAACGCCGGCCCCGGCTTCCGCATGCATTTGCAGCCGAGCGAAGGCCAGCCGCGCAATGTCGCCAAGCCGGTGATCGACATGCTGTTCCCGCCGCGCACACCCGCGCGCATCCCGCTGGTGGCGCTCACCGGCACCAACGGCAAAACCACCACCGCGCGCATGATCGCGCACATCCTGAAGATGAACGGCGAGCGCGTCGGCCTCACCACCACCGACGGCATCTACATCGACGGGCAGCCATATATGAAGGGCGACATGACCGGCCCGTGGAGCGCGCGGGTTGTGCTGAAAGACCCGACCGTCGACTCGGCTGTGCTCGAGACCGCGCGCGGCGGCATTCTGCGCGAAGGGCTGGGCTTCGACCGCTGCGACGTCGGCGCGGTGCTGAATGTCAGCTCCGACCACCTGGGCCTGCGCGGCGTCGAGACGCTCGAGCAGCTGGCCGAGGTCAAGCGCCTGATCGTTGAGGTGGTGCGCCCCGATGGCGCCTCGGTGCTGAACGCCGACGACGCGCGGGTGGCGGCCATGGCCGCGCACGCCGAGGGCCGGATCATCTACTTCAGCATGCACGGCGGCGAAGGCGCCAGCGCGCTGGTGCGCGAGCACATTCAGCAGGGCGGCACGGCGGTGGTGCTGCAGCCCGGCGTGCGCGGCGAGATGCTGGCGATCTACGATGCCGAGCAGTATATTCCGCTGCTGTGGACACACCTGATCCCGGCTACGCTCGAGGGCAAGGCGCTGCACAACGTGGCCAACGCGCTGGCGGCGGCGGCGATCTGCTACGCGCGCGGCGTCTCGGTCGAGAACATCCGCCAGGGGTTGCGCACCTTCGCCACCAGCTTCTACCTGACGCCCGGCCGCTTGAATGTGTTCGACGAATACGCCTTCCGCGTGATCGTCGACTACGCCCACAACCCGGCCGCAATCGCCGCGCTGAGCGACCTGGTCGGCCGGCTGCGGCCAAACTACCGCCGCACGATCGGCGTGATCGCCGCGCCCGGCGACCGGCGCGACCAGGACATCCGCGAGTTTGGCGCAATCGCCGGCAAAGCGTTCGATCTGCTCGTGATCAAAGAGGACAACGACCGGCGCGGGCGTGAGGATGGCTCGATCGCCGCGCTGCTGCACGACGCCGCGCGCGCCGCCGGCATGCCGCCCGACCGCATGATCACCGTGCTGGATGAGCTCGAGGCCACGCGCCACGCGCTGCGCCTGGCCGAGCCCGACGACCTGGTGGTGATCTGTGCCGACGAGATCACGGCGGTGTGGAAAGAGGTGATCTACTTCCAGCCGCGGCCCATCGCCGGCGACCCGCGCCATAGCGGGCGCGAGCGCCTGACGCATTAG